From a region of the Fischerella sp. JS2 genome:
- the msrA gene encoding peptide-methionine (S)-S-oxide reductase MsrA — MVLFGFGKKLTVPSPEEALPGRAEAMPVTNRHYVLGNPIQPPFPEGMEMAIFGMGCFWGAERKFWQLPGVYTTAVGYAAGITPNPTYREVCTGMTGHNEVVLVVYDPKEISYTDLLKVFWENHDPTQGMRQGNDVGTQYRSGIYVYSEEQKKLAEASRDTYQEALSKAGYGKITTEILNAPEFYYAEDYHQQYLAKNPGGYCGLGGTNVACPVGLVES, encoded by the coding sequence ATGGTGCTATTTGGATTTGGTAAAAAATTAACCGTGCCTAGTCCTGAGGAAGCTTTGCCAGGACGGGCCGAAGCTATGCCAGTTACTAACCGTCATTATGTGCTAGGTAATCCGATCCAGCCTCCATTTCCAGAAGGTATGGAAATGGCTATTTTTGGTATGGGATGTTTTTGGGGTGCAGAACGCAAGTTCTGGCAACTACCTGGTGTTTATACTACTGCTGTTGGTTACGCTGCCGGCATCACTCCCAACCCTACTTATAGAGAAGTGTGTACTGGTATGACTGGTCACAACGAAGTAGTGTTAGTTGTGTATGATCCCAAGGAGATTAGTTACACCGATTTACTCAAAGTCTTTTGGGAAAATCACGATCCCACCCAAGGAATGCGTCAGGGTAACGATGTGGGTACACAGTATCGCTCTGGGATTTATGTATATTCTGAGGAACAAAAAAAACTAGCTGAAGCTTCGCGGGACACATATCAAGAAGCTCTCAGTAAAGCAGGTTACGGCAAGATCACCACAGAAATTCTCAATGCGCCGGAATTTTATTACGCTGAAGACTACCATCAACAATACCTGGCCAAAAATCCTGGTGGTTATTGCGGTTTAGGAGGGACAAATGTTGCTTGTCCTGTGGGATTAGTTGAATCTTAA